CGCACAATCCCTCCTCTGAGAGTCCGGCCGCGCCTCTGCGCTGGTTCCCTCACCCCCGACGATGGCTCCGGAGCCTGCGCCGAGGTCCTCTTCAGATGTCAGAAGCCTCAGTGACCGAGAACGTGCCACCGGTGTCGACCGCGGAACCAGAGACCGGTCTCGCGAGACTTCCGGTAGGTCCCAAGCCACCCGATCGGCGGGCACCACAGGGCGACTTTGCGCGAGCCACCGTCGATCTGCGGCTCGACCAAGTCATTGGCCAAGGCGTCGAAGAGATCGACGTACCCGTCCGTTGTGAGTGTCGTGACCGCATGCGCCCCGCGTGATCCCTTGGGAATGAGCCTAACGACCCTCCGCCATGCCTCACCGTCGCGGCTGGGGAAGAGCGGCAACCACGGTGCGTGACCGCGGAGGTGAAGGGGGTCGCTGCCGCCGCTGAACCACTTGGTGTACCGCGGGTCTCGCCTCCACTCGTCGCAGGCCCGCTTGAGCTCCGGCGGAAGACCCGCCTTCGCAAGGTCGGTCTCCGATGCCCAAGCCAAGAAGATGCCGAGGTCCTGTCCCCACAGGTCTTCGATGGTGCGGAGCAAGGGGTCGTCGAGCGGTCGACCCATCTCCATCCAACGCCAGAGGCCGAGAGGGACGTTGGTCCAGCCGAGGCCGCCAATTGTCAGATGCAGCAGTGGGTTCCAGTAGGCGACGGCGTCCTCAAGGTCACCATCAAGTGCGGCCGTGCGCCGATCGACCTGCCTTGCGAGTTCCGGTGAAGCCGCGTGCTGCCAAGCTTCCGGTAGGAGCCAACACCAAGGTCCGGAGTCGCCTCCGAAAACGCGCTTCTGCGCAGAGTTGTCATCGGTCATCGCTCACCTCTTCACTAGTGGGCTGGGTTTGCCGGACCACGTCACGGCAAGCAGGTCACGCGCGCGCGTCGCCGCGACGTAGAGCAACGACCGCTCTCGCAGTAGCGCGTCCGCCTGCGCGGACTCGTCGTAGTTCTGGTCGCGCAGGGCAGCGGGGATAGAGCCCTCGCGCACCCCGAAGAGGACAACCTTGCTGAACTCGGTCCCCTTCGACCGGTGCATCGTCATCACGACGGGCTGCCCTGGCCTGATGGCCTCGTTGTCGACGCCCCGCACTGTGACACCTCGTTCGGCCAGCCCTGATACGACGCGCTCCTGCTGGTTCCGATCGCGGACCAGGATCGCCAGCGTCTCGGGCGCGACATCGGTCTCGGACGTCCACCCCTTGACCAGATCAGCAACGCGGTCGAGCTCGTCCGCCACGGACTCGCATGCAATGAACTGAGGCACCGGCCCGCTCCGTGCAGAGCGGTACTTCGAGTGGTCCTCAGCCTCGCCCTCGAGATCGCTGTAGTCCGCGCCGTCGAGCACGGACATTGCCCAGCGCAGGTTCTGTGCCGTTGTCCGGTAGTTGAGGTTCAGCCGGCGCGCGCGCCCGACGATCTTGATCCCATACTGGGACAACGTGATCCGGTGGCCGTAGATCCGCTGGTGAGAATCCTCGGCAATGAAGATGTCGTCCTTCCCTTCGGCGACGGCCGCACGCAGAAGCTGCCACCGTGACGGCGAGAGGTCCTGGCCCTCGTCCACGAGCACATAATCGAAGGGCCGAGTGGCTCCGGCGGCCGCCTGCAGGTTCAGGTGCTCGGCGGCCAACGTCGCGACCTCGGGATAGTCCAGCCGACCGTAGATGCGGCCCGTCGCGCGGTAGGAGGCGATGACGTCCCACACCGCCGTGCGCTTGGCACGGTCCAGCGCAACACCACGCCCAGGCCTGCGCACCTTGAGGTACTCCGCCTTCTCCCTGATCTGGTTCGGCAGCACGACAGCCGAGTACTCCTCCTCAAAGAACCCAGGGCTCTTGAGCTGCGGCGGAAGCGCCTGGCCGGCGACGGCGATGGCGTCGGCCCAAGCGGTGCTCGGGCTCCGATCGGAGACCTCGGTGGTCGCGACTCCCAACACGGCCTCGGCCGCCTTCGCGATGCCAGGCCCAGCAGCCTTGACGACGCGAGCCGCGAAGGCATCGACGCCCACGACGTAGGCGCCGGCGTCCCCGATGTTCTTGGCGCGCGGCAGATCCGGATCCAGCCGACGCAGGTCCCGGTCGAGCATGTTCGCGAGGTTTGTGGTGTACGTGGTCACGAGCACGCGAGGGGTGGGCATGCGTCGGGTGAGCGCACGGGCGCGGTGCAGCACGACCACCGTCTTCCCGGTCCCCGCTCCTCCGGTAAGGCGGGCCGATCCGTTGTACCCCTTGTAGACGTACTGGCGCTGGTCCGGGTGGAGGAAGATCCGCCACGCGCCGAAGTCACCCTCGTTGATGACGCGCTCGAGCTCCGCGTTGGACTCGATCCACGCGAAGGTGAGCTGACTCGCGGGCCGCTTGAGGCCTTCGATGATCGCCTCGTCCGAGTGGACGTCTTCGGTCTCGTGCTGGCCGAGTCCGTAGCGTTCCTTGATGTCGCTGATCGAGGTTCCACCTATCAGGTCGATCAGCGCGAGCCCCTGCCAGTCCGCGGGGGCCCTGTCGACCACAGAGGCGAGGGAGTCCTCGTCCGTGGCGGCCATCGCGAGCTCTGCGAAGCGCGCATCGAGTCCGAGGCTGTCGACGAGGTCCTTCACCCCGAAGCCGTATGCCGCCAGCATCGGGGGCAGGCTCGTCTTCCCTCCCGCTGGAGTGACCTCCGCAGGCGCCGCCTCTGGTTCGGGGACAACCGTGGGGGCGGCGTCGAGAATCTCGGGCACACCGGAGATCGGGTTCAGCTTGAGCACGACCTTCTGCGCCACCTCGATCGCGTCGTCGTGCGGCCAGATGCCGTGGAGGACGTAGTCGACAGAATCGGGGGTGGTCAGCTTGAAGAGGACCGCGCGGTAGCCCTGGTCGACACGTCCAGTCCTGACGCGGGGGTCGGCACTGTTGTTGATCGGCTCGATGTGCAGCCCAGGCAGCGATGGGTCCTCTGACAGCTTCTCGAGGAACGCAAACGCCTTCTTCTTGAGACCAGGTTCGAGCTTGCTCACCAACTTGGTGATGATCACGGACATCAGTGGGCTTCCTTCTCGGTGAGTGCTTCCAGCAGCGCTTCGATCTTGGCGTCGACGACGGTCCAGCCGTCCGCCTGGAGGTCTTCGATAGAGGCGTCGTCGGGATCGACGAGCACGGCGATCTTGCGGTTGGGCCAAGCGAAGTCGACGGGTGTTCCGTTGGCGAACTCCTCGCCATAGACGGGCACGGCGACGGTCGTCGAGTTAGCCAGTGCCCGGACCAGGGCGAGCTCGAGTGCGCTGTCCTTGACGAGGTCGGCAAGCGCTGCCCACTCGGGTGCCAGGTCCACGGCGGGCGCAGCGACCGAGGCAACGACTACCGCTGGCGCCCCGGTGGTGGTCGCCAGCGTGGTCGACGTCAGGACAACCGTGTGGCTCGCGTCCGTGAACGCGTTTGCGAGCTGTAGCCAGCGCTGCCACGCCCGCTTGTGGTCCGGATCCGCCACGGCAGAGTCGCTGTCGTCAAGGATGACGACGGTCTCCATGGCCGTCTGGGTTGCGGGGTGGAGTCGCGTCAAGACGCCCACCTGGCCCTCGCGCCACCAGATCGCCGAAGGCGCGCCAGAGGTGGTGGCGTTCCCGGCCGCCGCCATGAGCTCGGCCGCAAGACCCGCGAGACTGGCCTCGGCGTCAACGGCAATACCGACGGCGCCGTTCGCGGCGAGCAGCATCCAGACCGCGTCCGCGAGCGCCTTGCGGGGAGCGTGATGGGGCTGCTGGATCCACGACATGAGCCAGTCCATCGGCCCGCCGGTCAGAGCCTTGACCGCGTCCCGGTTGAAGCCTCCCCCCGGCTGACCAGCGGGCAGGGCCAGGAGGTGGTCGACGACGGGCGGCAGCACCCACTCGTATGCCGGCGCGTGCTTTCCTCCCTCCGTGAGGTCTGCATCCGTCAGCCCGAGGACTGCGAAGTCGTTGAGCCGCAGAGTGTTGCGCTTCACAGCGTCGTCCGCGATGCGGTTGTGCTGCGGGCTGGCGTGGTAGGTCCAGCCGTCAGTGAAGATCGCGATCGGTGGAATGCCCGGATCGTTGCTCCGCAGCACGAAGTCGGGGATGGACCCGTGCGACAGCTCCTGCGGAGTCAGGGTCCAGACGCGCTGGTCCCCACCGAAGGTGATGGTGAGCCGGTTCCCAGAGGGGCCGGGCTTCTCCTTGACCGTGGCGTTGAGTGCCTTGAGACGCTCCTCGAAGACATTGCGGAAGAGCAGTTCGAGGTGCGACTCACTGCTGCCGCTCCCCACAGGGCCCTCGGTGACCTGCCAGCCCATCGCATCAGCCGGCGGGACCTCGTCGGACTCCAAGGGGGACGACATGCCCAGGATCGTCCGAAGGTGCCGCTCGGCCGCTAGCCGGGACAGCCGATCGGCACCCAGCCCGAAGGAGAAGGGCAGGAGGCACCGATGACAGGCCATCCGGTTCTCGTCCTTGCAGGGACACAGCGCCACGACCTGGAGGGCTGTGGCGAGGAGGTCCCACATCTCCTCCGGCTCGGCGAGGTCCGCGAGGTAGCCCGTTCCACCCGGCACGATGTCGTGCAGGAGCAGAGCATCACGGACCTCCCCTTGGGCGCCGCCGGGGATGGGTGCCGGGATCGTCGCGACCTCGAGATGGTCTGGGTTGCCGCCCATGCGCTCGCGGAGCCCCAACAGCACCGCCGCGGCCAGGCTGGGGACGGCGAAGGAGTCGCCGAGCGTGACCTGCAGGGGCAGAGACAGCACCACGGCCTGAGTCGTCAGGGTCCGCGTCAGACCGACCACGCGGGCATCCTCGGCGGACGCGTCCCGGTAGCGGCACCAGGGCCGGTGCTCGTGACGGTTGTTCGCGTTGGCGTGGCTGTCCGCTTTCCCGCATGCCGCGCAGACGCGGAACATCGTGTTCGGCAGCTGCTGCCCTGCCACACCTCGCGCCGACATGCCCGACACACTGGCGCGGCCGGCGTTGAGCCAGCGGATGTCCATCGATCGGTAGTGCGCGATCCCGAACGTTCCACCGGTCACAGCCCACTGACGCGTGACGTTGGCCGGGTTCAGGTCCGGGGCGACGGCGATGACGAAGCGAGTCTTCTTTCGCTCGTCGCTGCTGTCGTTGATGCGGCTCTCGTCCCTTCGGACCTCGCTCAGAACCCTGGTCATCTCTACGACCTCGAACCGTTGGGCGGCGTCCGCGATCTGCGAGCTGCCGCATCGGGGGCACGACGTCACGGTGATCTGGTTGCCAGCGGGCGCGAGGTCGCACGCATACCCGCAGACGTCGCACCACGCCCAGGGCCGGATGAGGTTCGTCTCGGTGCCGAGGTCGAGCCCGTCGACGTCCATCTCCAGACCGCGGGCGTAGAAGGTCGCGCCGGGCGCGAAGTCCCGAAGGGCCAGGGACGCCACCCGGTTGAACGTCCGCTGCTCCGACATGTAGGCGTTCGTCTCCGGGTCGCGCCAGGTCACGGCGACGTCGAGGGTGACCGAGTCGTCGACGAGGGTGTAGTTGGGCAACAGCCCATACTCCTCCAACGACGAGATCCAGTGCTTGTTGCGGTGGTCGTTGTGGTGGCGGCCGACCAACTTGAGCGTCGACTCGGCAGAACGGAAGTCCCGCTTGTCGTCGTCCGAGGCAGCCGGACTCTCCGCGGCGGCCTTGAGCTCGGGGAGCTTGGCGAGGATCTCCTGACGTCGGTGCGCGAGGTCGAGGTCGAGCTGCCCCCACCGCTGTGACGCGGCATACACGAGTCGGGCCAGACCGCTCGTCCCCCAGTCGACCTCACCGGCGGCCTCCTGCGGCGTCGCCCACGCCCGGAGCATCTCCTGGGTCTCGGGCTTGAGGTTGTCGAAGGTCTCGAGGAACTCCTCGAGGTACTCGTCGGCATGGTTCTCGGCCTCGGTGACAAGGTCACCGAGGAACGTGCCGTATCCCGCCGACTCCATCGCGAGCCCGGCCTTACTGGGGATGAACTGCGACGGGTTGCGTGCCATCCGGTCGATGACCGAGGCGATGTACTGCCGCTGGAGGATCTCCTCGGCATTGAGATAGGTCGCCGGCGGCCGGACCTCGCCGTTGATGACGGACAGCGGGTCCCCGAGCCGGGGCAGGTGCTCTCCGCGCCCGGTTACGAAGGCGACATTGAGGGAGTTGCCGGTGAGGCGACCTGCCCGGCCGACTCGCTGGAGGTAGGACGCCACGGTCCGCGGCAGGGAGGCGAGGAGCACCGTCGACAGGTCGCCGATGTCGATACCCATCTCCAGCGTGGGCGTGGCCACGAGGACGTTGGGTGCGCCCGGATCCGTGCCCCCTGATCGGAAGGCGCGTTCGTACTCCAGCCGGACATCGTCCTCCAGCAGGCTCGAGTGCTCTCGGGAGACGATGCGCCGCATGTCCGACGACGCGTACAGGTCCCGATAGAAGTTCTCGCTTCTGGGTGTGGACACGAGGTGCCCAGGACACCGGACACTCGTGCAGCGGCTGCCGTCGAGCTGTTCGACGACGGTGGTCGTGCCGTCGAGGTGGGTTCGACAGACGTCGCAGACGAGGAGCGTGGTGGGCTTCGCCAGCTCGTCGTCGGTGATCGGGGCGATGACGATGGAGCTGGGAGCAAGCGCGAAGACGGTCCCCCCCGACTCGGTCACGCTCGCCGTGAGGACATCCTCCTTGGCTAGCCGATCGAGGAGTGCCTTGGCGAGCACGGCCCCGTGCCTGGGGCTGACCCGCAGTGTCTTCGCGGTCCAGTTCGCATACCAGCTCTGCGGCGAGGTGACGGGGTCGAGCAGCGGCTCGCGCATCGTCGCGCCGCCAACGCGGGGGAAGGCGGGCGCCGCCCGTCCCGAGGGGAAAGCGGGCATCCCCTGGGTGCGAGGTCTGCCACCCCAGATGAAGAAGCGACGGCCGTCGCTGGCGATGTACTTCGAAAGCCACTCGTGGGCGATGCCACCCTTCTGGCGCATGTGCTCCAAGACGCCTCGCACCCAGGCCACGAGGTCGGCCTCTGGTGTGGCGGACAGCGGGGCATCGAGTGTGTCCTGCACCCCTTCGAGGTCGAGGGCCGCCTTGGCAAGGGAAGCGAGCCGCGCAGGGCTGCCGGCCTCCACCTGGACCGCGACCGACCCGGTGCGCTCAAGGGTGCGGCCGAAGCTCGACTGGAGGCCGAACTCCAGGGTGGTGTCGAACAGGAGCCGGCGCTTGACGCGTGCCCGTGCCTGGCTCATGCGGCCAACAGATGCGTTGGGTTTCCACCAACCGTCGAACTCATCGCGATCGATGCAGTCGGGCGGAACCATCCGGTAGCGGCTGAAGGGGTCGGCTTGGCCGCGCTGGAACACCCTCTCGACGAGCTCGTCGAGGGTGCAGGGACCGGCGCCGATCGCGTCTCGGAGCATGGCGCGGAAGGTCAGCGTATGCGAGCGCGCCTCGACGAAGCCGGCCCGGTGGGCGGCGTCCTGGACGCTGTCGGTGAAAACGAGGGACTTCTTCTCGCGCGGGTCCAGCGCAGCCTCGCCGAACAGCGTGGAGAGCGTCACGGACAGGAGCGTCGCGATGGCGCTGCCGAGGAAGCGTATGCCGTCCTCCTGCAGGCAGGAGGGGCACGTGTCCTTGCGCGAGAGATCGTCCGCCTCGACGCCTACATGGGTGAGCACCGGCAGGATCCGCCCGGCACGGAGCCGCTCGTCATCCGGCTCGGGCATCTTGGTCAGCAAAGTCCGGTGGTCGGTGTCGAACCAGAGCAGGTTTTCGATGCGCTCTGCCTCGCCGGACGGCCCGAGCCCGATGCTGAAGTCGGCCTCGGCGGGGGCGGCGAGGAGGGGTCGGAAGCGGCCCTCCTTCAGGGCATGACGCCTCCGGATGGTCGTGTCGTCGTTCTGAAGGTCGCTGCCCACCGCCGCGAGCTCGACGCCCCAGCCCGATCGGCCACAGTGTCGGCAGTAGAGGGCGGGGAAGGACTGGGCGTAGGGTTCCTCGTCCGTGCCGCCAAGGCGGGCCCCGTCGTCGCTCCAGCGGTAGGCCGTGACGAGGGACGCGTCGCGGTCGATGCGGGTGAGCTCACGCACCCAGAGGGTGAGCTCCACGGTGATAGCCCCGTGACCAGCGATGGCGCGAACGTGGCTCAGGTCGGCGACGAGGTGGTCGAGCGCCCTGAGGTGAAGCTCGGTGGTTCCATCCGCGGCAGTCTCGGTGGGGAAGATGACCTCCAGTAGGTCCTCGCGGCGGGTCGCCTCCACCGCGGCCGTGGCTAGTGCCTGCACGTCCGGAAGCACCCGAGACACTCCGAGGAAAGCCTCGGCGGTCGCAGGGTCATCGCCGTTGGGGAAACGTGCAGCTCCCCGCTCGTCGCCCTCGGGAACCCCTTCGAGGAGAGCGTCGAACACCTCGCGGGTGAGCGCCTCCGGGTCATCGCGGAGGCGGTCGCAGCGTCCAACGAGGCCGCGAAGCTCGGCCTCGGTCAGGTCGCGGAGCCGTCGGGGCGCCAATTGCTGCGCGCTGACCTCTGAGACCGCCGAACCCACCCACTCATCGAGGCTGAGCCGAGACTCGGTGATCACACTGTCTGGTCCGAAGTCGTCGCCGAAGACCGTGTGGGCGAAGCCGACCATCGTTGAGGGATCTCCGCGATCGCCGAGCGTCGCCGAGGTCGCAACGGGGGTGATCTTGCCGAGCGGGCGGGCTCGGTCCGCCTCGGTGATCGAGGAGTCCTCGTCGGGCCAATGGCTCTTGAGGGCCATGCCGAGCCGGCGAAGGAGCATGGCGACGTCCGTCCCCTGAGCCCCGTCGTAGGTGTGGAACTCGTCGAGGACGAGATAGGTCAGCGACGTCGCGCTCTGCTTCCAGATCGGCTGGTCATCCTGGCGCAGCAGGAGCTGGTCGAGCATCTTGTAGTTGGTCAGGAGGATGTCGGGGGCCAGGCTGCGCATTGCGCCGCGGTCGTTGATGAGCCCGCGCTTGGAGACGATCGTCCGGTGCTCGGGATCCTGCTCGCCGGTGTAGATGCCTGCCGTAACGGACGCAAGTTCTGGGCGCGTCGTGAGCAGGTGGGTGAGGCGGCCGGCCTGGTCGTTCGCCAGCGCGTTCATCGGATAGAGGATGAGCGCCTTCATCCCGGTCACGCCCGCGCGGTTGGCTCGGACGACGTGGTCGAGGATCGGGTGGAGGAACGTCTCCGTCTTGCCCGAGCCGGTGCCCGTCGTGACGAGGGTCGGGAGGGGACGCGGCTTGTCGGGGCCGAGGTCGTTCGTCGTGAGCCGCGCGTACGCCGCCGCCTGGTGGCCGTAAGGAACGAGGCCCGGGTCCCAGTCGAGCGAACGCTGCCAGCCGTCATCCGCGGGACGGTACGGAAGGCGAAGGCGGAGGTACGGCCCGCGGAAGATGCCGTCCTCCGCGTCGGAGAGGAACTCTGTGAGGGCCTGCGCGGCCTCAGGGTCGGCGAGGGCGAACGTCGTCGTCAGGTAGTCGACGATGCCCTGCCGTAGGGCACCCGCCTGCAAGCTGGGGAGGAGCTCGGCCATCAGGCGGTTCCACCGGTCTTCTCTGCCAGACGGCGCTCGAACTCGGCGTAGGCGGTGCGCATGTCTGCCTCACGGTCGAGTGTGCCGAAGGGGAGTTCATAGGTGTAGTCGATACCGCTCCCGGGGTGCGTCGCGGTCCGCTCCTCCTCGGTGATCTTGTCGCCCTTCTTGCGCCAGACGGTCAGGACCGAGTTCGGCACAAGACGGCCGTTGGCGTCGTAGGTGTAGTCCCAGTGGTCGTAGCCGTAGAGCACTGCGAACTGGGTCCGGTAGACCGTGCACAGGTCGTCGATGTCGACGCCGAGCATGAGCGCCACAAGGGCATCGAGCTCGACCAACGCGTTGCGTCGGTCGACCGCCCGACGTAGGGGAGTCTCGGGAGTCCACCCCCGTCCGATGGGGCCAGCCGCGAACTGAGGAAGGATCATGGCGTCATCGAGGAACTCCTCGTCCCAACACTGTGCCCACAAGACGGCGTAGGCTCTGCTCACGCAGTTGAGCCGCAATGTGCGCAGCAACAGTGCGTGGATGAGCGGATGTTCGTTATCCACCATCGGGAGGCGATTCACGGTAACGCCGTGGATATCCGCCTTGGGCGCCGAGCGAACATTGAAGTCGCTCAGCAGCGATGAAAGCGCTCCCGCCACGACCACGAGCGACGACGTAGCACCCCTCGGTAGTCCCGCCGAGGTCACAGGGTGGACATGAGCGGCTCCCGGCGGAATAAGTGCAGGAATCAGGGTGCGCTCGCCGCCATTGGCGGCCATGCGTCGCCATGCCACGCGGTAGAAGTCGCGTGCCGGGTACTGGCCCTCGTCACCCCAATGCGTGTACTGAGCCTCGTAAACGTGCGACCTGCCAGCCGGCTTGTAGGACGTGATTGGCACAGACTCGGGTGTCAGATCCTCAAGGTCTGTCGAGGACCAATCGAGATTGTGCTTCATCGACTTGTTGGGGTACTTGTACATCGGCGTCGCGACGTGCAGGTGCGGACCTTGGAGGATCACGTCCTTCCACGCTGCCCCGCCCCACGAAGATTCGAAACGGCCCTTTGTGCGGTCTGTCTTCTCGTTCCAGCCCGCCGAGAACTCGAGCCCTAACGTGGCTATCCGGGGCCGCTTGCTGGTGACCGCGAGAGTCTTGCTGGCAGCTTGATTGACGGTGTAGAGCATTCGGGTCCTGTGCGCTGGGCAACCTGAATCCTCGAGAATATCCCGCCAGGTCTCAAGCACGGAGTCATCGACCGATATGAGCCGCTTGCGATGAGGGCGTCGGTCCCAGTTGCCCTCGGCATCCTTAAGGCCGGGCTCAGGGCCCATTCCGTCATGCACGAACGAGCGATCGATTGTTTCGGGGTGGTAAAGCCCCGTTGCATGCAAGAAAGCAACGTCCATTCTGCGGCCGTATACATGGACACCATAGCTGACAAGATGATGAACCTCGAATAGTGTCAATTCGTTGATGAATTGCCAGTGCCTCCGGAGCCGCGCATAAGTATGAGATCGCAAGATACCAGCTCGTTCGTCACTGAAGTGCGTTTCAGGATGAAGGAGGGAAGCGACACCGGTGCTATGTGAATGTTTCCATACCTGGGACATGAAACATCGGTATAGGTCTGGGCGCAGACCACTGAGGAGAGGGTAGGTGCTGATGTCGCTGACGAACTCACGAACAGCAACCATGTCCCCCGTCGCCTCGAGCGTCAGAGCCTTGATCCCGTCCAGGGCTAGCGTCTCATCGCGCCGCTGTGAACGTTGAACTTCGGATGGCTTGAGGGCCAACTGCCACCAAGGATCCCCCTCGGCGAGGAGGGCATCCACATCGGTATCTGGCTTGACCCAAGGTGGGTTTCCTACTTGGAGGTCGAAGCCGTCATGCGCGAATACCGTTGCGAAGTCGAGCTCCCAGTGGAGGAATCCCTGTCGCCCCGCCACGCGCTCTCCCACGGCAACCCATGACTGCGCTTCCCGCACCTGCTCAATCTGGTCCGCCGCCGCGAAAATCAGGTCGTTGCGCTCCTCCTCGCCGAGTTCTTCCCACGACATGGCCGAGACGAGGGTGTCCATGCCCTTGGCCCTCTGGGCCTTCTTCAGGGTCTCGGTGCCCAAGATCTTCGTGCAGGCATCGATCCATTCCTGCAGTGTCGGCGGCTTGACCTCGGTCTCGGTCAGCGGCCAGAACCACATGGCGCACCAGAGATCCATGACGAGCCGGAGCCTTCGGTAGGCCCCGTTCTCATCGGCGAGCGACGCCTCGATCTCCTCCCGGGTCACAGCTTGTGTGTGCTTCGGGGTCTCGCGTCCCCACAGCTCGATGATGCGGCTGGATTCGGCCTCGGCAATGCGTAGGCGTCGGAGCGCGAACTGCCAGAGCTTCTCGACCCGCTCGCCAAGGACGGTCAGCTGTTGCAGCTGCTTCGTCGTCGGCTTTGCTCTCATTGACCGACGCCACGCCTTGAGCTTCGCGACCGCTTCCGGCGCCAGGGCCGCGACGTCCTTGGGGACCTCAGTGGCTGAGCCCCAGCCCTGGGCTGGCAACAGGAAGTGATGGACGCGGCTCGACGTCGCGCTGAGGGCGTGACCCTCGGCAAGGTTCTCTGCCAGTTCCGTGAGGGGGACGTCCTGCGGGGTCGAGGTCAGCCATGACTTGTCCTTGAGCTGCGCTTGTGAGTACACGGCTCGTCGAGTGCCGATGAGCGAGTTGCCTCGCCGGAGGCGGAGCCCGAACCATGGCGCCTGCAGCCCCGCAACCATGGTGTCGAGCCAGAGGGAAACCTCCGCGAGCTCGACCGCCGTGCCGTTGAGGTCGACCCCGTGGACCTGGTGGAGGGCGATGTACGCCTTCACCTTCTGGAGCTCGGTCGCGTACTCATCCGGGTCGATCCGCTCGTCGAGCTCGTCCTGGCGCCGCTTGAGGTACTCGGCGGCGAGCTGTCGGACTGCCTCGATGGCGAACGCGCCCGACCCGAGGGCCGGCTCGCAGACCGTGAGCTGGAGGATCTCTCCGGCTGTCGTCCGGTGACCGTCTTGGTCGAGGAGCTCGGCGAGCGCCTGCGACACCGTGAAACGGGTCAGCACTTCGGGCGTGTAGTACGACGCCGA
This is a stretch of genomic DNA from Terracoccus luteus. It encodes these proteins:
- a CDS encoding Eco57I restriction-modification methylase domain-containing protein, whose amino-acid sequence is MSDAFVVGEDWISEHYFTTDAKSESFQGKVLERRKEWDASEVETSLTRFTAARGRLENAFTNLLADGTEATDADDLHDDLLTILGYRTGQFAPHSEGPLTWVSSPGITGQAPLAILAALPADAVDDVVAKDAPSLAEPFITEDGTEYKSAARLVSSLFVRDEAPAFVLILAGRWAVVAEQERWPEGRYLAVDLQTVAERNDTKRGGEADRALTCLEAGSLGPDADGDIWWSTVLEDSVKHTVGVSKDLREGVRLSIEIIANEVVARRAAQGLEPLPESQAQALAIQSLRYLYRILFLLYAEASTELGVLPTGASEYEQGYSLDRLRELTLVELHGANSRSGRHLYESLEKLFRLVDAGHGDAPQPAPDEAAEAEGLVFNPMRADLFLPKATALIDEVGLGNVALQRVLRHLLLSKESKGRDRGFISYVELGINQLGAVYEGLMSYTGFFAEEDLFEVAKDGDPSMGSWVVPVTRADHLDPKDFVTVEDEVTGEKRAVRHEKGTFVFRLAGRERQQSASYYTPEVLTRFTVSQALAELLDQDGHRTTAGEILQLTVCEPALGSGAFAIEAVRQLAAEYLKRRQDELDERIDPDEYATELQKVKAYIALHQVHGVDLNGTAVELAEVSLWLDTMVAGLQAPWFGLRLRRGNSLIGTRRAVYSQAQLKDKSWLTSTPQDVPLTELAENLAEGHALSATSSRVHHFLLPAQGWGSATEVPKDVAALAPEAVAKLKAWRRSMRAKPTTKQLQQLTVLGERVEKLWQFALRRLRIAEAESSRIIELWGRETPKHTQAVTREEIEASLADENGAYRRLRLVMDLWCAMWFWPLTETEVKPPTLQEWIDACTKILGTETLKKAQRAKGMDTLVSAMSWEELGEEERNDLIFAAADQIEQVREAQSWVAVGERVAGRQGFLHWELDFATVFAHDGFDLQVGNPPWVKPDTDVDALLAEGDPWWQLALKPSEVQRSQRRDETLALDGIKALTLEATGDMVAVREFVSDISTYPLLSGLRPDLYRCFMSQVWKHSHSTGVASLLHPETHFSDERAGILRSHTYARLRRHWQFINELTLFEVHHLVSYGVHVYGRRMDVAFLHATGLYHPETIDRSFVHDGMGPEPGLKDAEGNWDRRPHRKRLISVDDSVLETWRDILEDSGCPAHRTRMLYTVNQAASKTLAVTSKRPRIATLGLEFSAGWNEKTDRTKGRFESSWGGAAWKDVILQGPHLHVATPMYKYPNKSMKHNLDWSSTDLEDLTPESVPITSYKPAGRSHVYEAQYTHWGDEGQYPARDFYRVAWRRMAANGGERTLIPALIPPGAAHVHPVTSAGLPRGATSSLVVVAGALSSLLSDFNVRSAPKADIHGVTVNRLPMVDNEHPLIHALLLRTLRLNCVSRAYAVLWAQCWDEEFLDDAMILPQFAAGPIGRGWTPETPLRRAVDRRNALVELDALVALMLGVDIDDLCTVYRTQFAVLYGYDHWDYTYDANGRLVPNSVLTVWRKKGDKITEEERTATHPGSGIDYTYELPFGTLDREADMRTAYAEFERRLAEKTGGTA